From one Chanodichthys erythropterus isolate Z2021 chromosome 3, ASM2448905v1, whole genome shotgun sequence genomic stretch:
- the LOC137006426 gene encoding uncharacterized protein encodes MAQYHRLSDGSADSSISDPSLNVSPGVIKVLKEHGYTMKEELGRGASGIAFLVKDTDGDLYVIKQMNSRDGEELDTVRKEVEILKTLNFGYIVTYVNSFEDKEAGRIYIVMEYCEGGDLSKIMETQKEERFFEEKQILDWLVQICLALKYLHEMKIIHRDIKPQNVFLTEDGYINLGDFGCSTALERADDYANSVVGARLYVSPEVYQKKYNSKSDIWSLGWLLHDLCMLNVWADNMQRHILHAVSMTGNPPPISERYSEELRELISQMLSRDRKDRPSAEEILAKPFLTDAVDRNSRTPEALIQSFVKSITAFDEAYNKHYKDIEVLVSEWGRITDSMESAHYSATAGSLSGSVIGAAGGITALVGLILAPFTLGASLIVTGVGVGVGVAGGVTGAASTITNTVQQKSFRESLEQIQQKYKSVSEPILTPLNTLRRVLRKITKFSVFFGSSAFDNVQISCNLDRRNVLCATQLMNLGLLANVSRIATQTARVGRVVAETVSGVLSGLLVILDVAFIVMDSVDIHQMRQGRVDDPEKVKSSVLKSIAEMRRTHNELCNVQKEIQKTREELKDYIELARGNSGIDNDLNSLNIYT; translated from the exons ATGGCTCAGTATCACAGACTCTCAGACGGCAGTGCTGACAGCAGTATATCAGATCCCAGCCTGAACGTTTCTCCTGGTGTGATCA AGGTGCTAAAAGAACATGGATACACCATGAAGGAAGAACTTGGACGAGGAGCTTCAGGAATAGCATTTCTGGTGAAAGACACAGATGGAGATCTTTATGTGATCAAACAGATGAATTCCAGAGAT GGAGAGGAGCTGGATACTGTCAGAAAGGAAGTCGAGATCCTGAAAACTCTGAACTTTGGATATATTGTCACCTATGTGAATTCATTTGaag ATAAAGAAGCAGGACGCATTTATATTGTGATGGAGTATTGTGAAGGAGGTGACCTTTCAAAAATCATGGAAACGCAGAAAGAAGAAcgtttttttgaagaaaaacag ATCCTCGACTGGCTGGTTCAGATTTGTCTGGCTCTGAAGTATCTCCATGAGATGAAAATTATTCATAGAGATATTAAACCTCAG AACGTCTTTCTGACTGAAGATGGTTACATCAATCTAGGAGATTTTGGATGCTCAACAGCATTGGAAAG AGCTGATGATTATGCTAATTCAGTTGTGGGTGCAAGGCTCTACGTCAGCCCAGAAGTTTATCAGAAGAAGTATAACTCCAAGAG TGATATATGGTCATTGGGATGGTTGCTCCATGATCTCTGCATGCTTAATGTGTGG GCCGATAACATGCAGCGCCACATACTTCATGCTGTCAGTATGACAGGAAACCCCCCTCCCATCTCAGAGAGATACTCAGAGGAACTTCGGGAATTAATCAGTCAAATGCTCAGTCGTGACCGTAAAGACAGACCTTCAGCTGAAGAAATTCTAGCTAAACCGTTCCTGACAGATGCAGTAGACAGAAACAGCAGAACTCCAGAGGCACTTATACAGAGTTTTGTTAAGTCTATCACCGCCTTTGATGAGGCCTACAACAAGCACTATAAAGACATTGAGGTTTTAGTTAGTGAGTGGGGAAGAATAACAGATTCGATGGAGTCTGCACATTACAGCGCCACAGCGGGGAGTCTGTCAGGTTCGGTGATCGGAGCAGCTGGAGGAATCACTGCATTAGTTGGTTTAATTTTGGCACCGTTCACTCTTGGGGCGTCTCTGATTGTTACTGGTGTTGGTGTTGGAGTAGGAGTTGCAGGTGGAGTAACAGGTGCTGCATCCACCATTACAAACACTGTACAGCAAAAATCATTCAGAGAGAGCCTTGAACAAATTCAGCAGAAGTATAAATCTGTAAGTGAACCAATTCTCACACCACTGAATACACTAAGAAGGGTACTGAGAAAAATCACaaagttcagtgtttttttcgGCAGCTCAGCTTTTGACAATGTGCAAATATCATGCAATTTAGACAGAAGGAATGTTTTGTGTGCCACACAACTCATGAATTTGGGTCTGTTGGCAAATGTTAGCAGAATTGCTACTCAGACTGCAAGAGTAGGGCGAGTTGTAGCAGAAACAGTCTCAGGAGTGTTAAGTGGACTGTTAGTCATACTTGATGTTGCCTTCATAGTGATGGATTCTGTAGACATTCACCAGATGAGACAGGGAAGAGTAGACGATCCAGAAAAGGTCAAATCCAGTGTACTTAAATCCATTGCAGAGATGAGGAGAACACATAATGAGCTTTGCAATGTCCAGAAGGAAATACAAAAAACAAGAGAGGAACTAAAAGACTATATAGAATTGGCCAGGGGTAACAGCGGAATAGACAATGATTTAAATAGTTTAAACATATATACATGA
- the LOC137014147 gene encoding asialoglycoprotein receptor 1-like, protein MDSKRPKIYKRTHGNSSPEIQDLDREDGEEMITDANRDTQNHHEVRTETENSDTAIYQTLQHSGSVCVRIRSSRAAPVCLVLLCVLLLTAVIVLAIKLTQTVDEFYIKYKNITEEIDELRKRKTILEENTNNLSNYNETLNTEKLTLQKEMKELRQRIHKIDGWSCYQSSLYFISSEKKSWTESRRYCTDRGADLIIINNTEEQEYLKQVPGGTDVWIGLTDSDVDNTWKWVDGTNMTSGFWRDGAPSDSAGDKDCAINLPSGFADYSCKKPFKWICEKNTS, encoded by the exons ATGGACTCCAAAAGACCAAAAATCTACAAGAGGACTCACGGCAATAGTAGCCCTGAGATACAAGACCTGGACAGAGAAGATGGTGAGGAGATGATCACTGATGCCAACAGAGACACACAGAACCATCATGAGGTCAGGACAGAGACAGAGAACTCAGACACTGCCATATATCAAACACTTCAACACTCAG GAAGTGTTTGTGTGAGGATCAGAAGCTCCAGAGCAGCTCCAGTGTGTTTGGTGCTGCTGTGTGTTCTTCTGCTGACTGCAGTCATAGTGCTGGCCATCAAACTCACTCAAACGGTTGATGAGTTTTACATCAAGTACAAAAACATCACAGAAGAAATAGATGagttaagaaaaagaaaaacaatcttGGAAGAGAATACTAATAATTTATCAAATTATAATGAAACCCTGAATACAGAAAAATTGACATTACAGAAGGAGATGAAAGAACTGAGGCAACGGATACATAAAAtag ATGGATGGAGTTGCTATCAATCCAGTCTTTACTTCATTTCCTCTGAGAAGAAGAGCTGGACTGAGAGCAGAAGATACTGTACAGACAGAGGAGCAGATCTGATCATCATAAACAACACAGAGGAACAA GAGTATTTAAAACAAGTTCCAGGTGGCACTGATGTCTGGATTGGTCTGACTGACAGTGATGTGGACAACACATGGAAATGGGTTGATGGCACCAACATGACCTCTGG GTTCTGGAGGGATGGAGCACCAAGTGATAGCGCTGGTGATAAGGATTGTGCCATAAATCTGCCATCAGGGTTTGCTGATTATTCATGTAAAAAACCTTTTAAATGGATCTGTGAGAAGAACACATCTTAA